In Microbacterium pumilum, the following proteins share a genomic window:
- a CDS encoding phosphatidate cytidylyltransferase has protein sequence MTDSSGDAASGEVPPAVPLTRREAADTRRPEPVPTDSGPAFQAHVRAARSELESQVAHARAEFEEANERIKERTGRDLILATLIGLAIGILLVASLIFVKWIFVVYALAAAVLGTFELSRVLIAAGRRVDLIPQLFVAVVLVLTASFLDLWLHWVALFVAIAVVAVWRMVAQMAAKDGRTYGDVLSDVLIAGFLPLYLAFFASMSVVLLRQEGGEWWVLAFIILCVVSDTGAYAAGLSFGRHPMAPRISPKKTWEGFAGAVLAALIAGVLLALFMLGLDWWMGVVFGVVIVATATVGDLAESMIKRDIGIKDMSSWLPGHGGVLDRLDSLLPSGTAALALFYLFTPLVAS, from the coding sequence GTGACCGATTCATCCGGCGATGCTGCAAGCGGCGAGGTGCCGCCCGCCGTTCCGCTGACGAGGCGTGAGGCGGCCGACACACGTCGGCCCGAACCCGTGCCCACCGACTCGGGTCCGGCCTTCCAAGCCCACGTGCGCGCTGCTCGCAGTGAGTTGGAGAGCCAAGTCGCGCACGCCCGCGCCGAGTTCGAAGAGGCGAACGAGCGCATCAAAGAACGCACCGGCCGCGATCTCATCCTCGCCACCCTCATCGGCCTCGCCATCGGCATCCTGCTGGTCGCGTCGCTCATCTTCGTGAAGTGGATCTTCGTCGTCTACGCGCTGGCGGCCGCGGTGCTCGGAACGTTCGAGCTCTCGCGCGTGCTGATCGCCGCCGGCCGCCGCGTCGACCTCATCCCGCAGCTCTTCGTCGCGGTCGTGCTCGTGCTCACGGCGTCATTCCTCGACCTGTGGCTGCACTGGGTGGCGCTGTTCGTCGCCATCGCGGTGGTCGCCGTGTGGCGCATGGTCGCGCAGATGGCGGCAAAGGATGGCCGCACGTACGGCGATGTCCTCAGCGATGTCCTCATCGCCGGATTCCTGCCGCTCTACCTCGCCTTCTTCGCCAGCATGTCGGTCGTACTGCTTCGCCAGGAGGGCGGCGAGTGGTGGGTGCTGGCGTTCATCATCCTCTGCGTCGTCTCGGACACGGGCGCGTACGCCGCCGGACTCTCGTTCGGCCGGCACCCGATGGCACCCCGGATCAGCCCGAAGAAGACGTGGGAGGGGTTCGCCGGCGCTGTCCTGGCAGCTCTGATCGCCGGTGTGCTGCTCGCGCTGTTCATGCTGGGTCTCGACTGGTGGATGGGCGTCGTGTTCGGCGTCGTGATCGTCGCGACGGCGACCGTCGGAGACCTGGCCGAGTCCATGATCAAACGCGACATCGGCATCAAGGACATGAGTTCGTGGCTGCCCGGCCACGGCGGCGTCCTCGATCGACTGGACTCGCTCCTCCCATCGGGCACCGCTGCGCTTGCCCTGTTCTACCTCTTCACCCCCCTGGTGGCATCATGA
- the tsf gene encoding translation elongation factor Ts, producing MANFTIADIKALRDQLGTGMVDTKKALEEADGDVEKAVEILRLKGAKGNAKRADRSTSEGLVAAREQAGKVTLIELACETDFVAKNDRFIALADKVADAAAAVAADSVEDALAAPEGTQTVAQLIDDEAAIIGEKVELRRVRTLTGDKFEVYLHKTSKDLPPQVGVVLAYTGDDAETARSLAQHISFANPSYLSRDEVPAADVEKEREIVTEISRQEGKPEAALPKIVEGRVNAFFKQVALLDQDYAKDNKLSVAKVAQDAGLTLTGFARFKVGA from the coding sequence ATGGCAAACTTCACGATCGCCGACATCAAAGCGCTGCGCGACCAGCTCGGCACCGGCATGGTCGACACCAAGAAGGCACTCGAAGAGGCCGACGGCGACGTCGAGAAAGCCGTCGAGATCCTGCGCCTCAAGGGTGCGAAGGGCAACGCCAAGCGCGCTGACCGTTCCACCAGCGAGGGCCTCGTCGCGGCACGCGAGCAGGCCGGCAAGGTCACGCTCATCGAACTGGCATGCGAGACCGACTTCGTCGCAAAGAACGACCGCTTCATCGCGCTGGCCGACAAGGTCGCGGATGCCGCAGCCGCCGTCGCCGCGGACTCCGTCGAGGACGCCCTCGCCGCCCCCGAAGGCACGCAGACCGTCGCGCAGCTCATCGACGACGAGGCCGCCATCATCGGCGAGAAGGTCGAGCTGCGCCGCGTGCGCACGCTGACCGGCGACAAGTTCGAGGTCTACCTGCACAAGACCAGCAAAGACCTGCCCCCGCAGGTCGGGGTCGTCCTCGCCTACACGGGTGATGACGCAGAGACCGCACGCAGCCTCGCGCAGCACATCTCGTTCGCCAACCCCTCGTACCTGAGCCGCGATGAGGTCCCCGCGGCCGACGTCGAGAAGGAGCGGGAGATCGTCACCGAGATCTCGCGTCAGGAGGGCAAGCCCGAGGCCGCCCTGCCGAAGATCGTCGAAGGACGCGTCAACGCGTTCTTCAAGCAGGTCGCCCTGCTCGACCAGGACTACGCGAAGGACAACAAGCTGTCCGTCGCGAAGGTCGCCCAGGATGCCGGGCTGACCCTCACGGGCTTCGCCCGCTTCAAGGTCGGCGCGTAA
- the frr gene encoding ribosome recycling factor, which translates to MIADVLADAGARMDRAVEAAKEDFATVRTGRANPQLFQKILVDYYGSPTPLAQLASVNSPEARTVLVTPYDKSALKAIEQAIRDSPNLGANPTNDGNIIRISLPELTEERRREYVKLVRGKGEDAKVHVRGIRRKSKDDLDALKSDVGEDELGRAEKELDALTRAHVDAIDEALKRKEAELLEV; encoded by the coding sequence GTGATCGCGGATGTCTTGGCCGATGCCGGAGCGCGCATGGACCGCGCCGTCGAGGCTGCGAAGGAGGACTTCGCGACCGTCCGCACCGGCCGGGCCAACCCGCAGCTCTTCCAGAAGATCCTCGTCGACTACTACGGCAGCCCTACCCCGCTCGCGCAGCTCGCTTCGGTGAACAGCCCCGAGGCGCGAACCGTGCTTGTGACCCCGTACGACAAGTCCGCCCTCAAGGCGATCGAGCAGGCGATCCGCGACAGTCCGAACCTCGGCGCGAATCCGACGAACGACGGCAACATCATCCGGATATCGCTTCCGGAGCTGACCGAGGAGCGACGTCGCGAGTACGTGAAGCTCGTTCGCGGCAAGGGCGAGGATGCCAAGGTGCACGTCCGCGGCATCCGTCGCAAGTCCAAGGACGATCTCGACGCGCTCAAGAGCGATGTCGGCGAAGACGAGCTCGGCCGTGCCGAGAAAGAGCTCGATGCGCTCACGCGCGCACACGTCGACGCGATCGACGAGGCGCTCAAGCGCAAAGAGGCCGAACTGCTCGAGGTCTGA
- the rpsB gene encoding 30S ribosomal protein S2 → MAVVTIRQLLDSGVHFGHQTRRWNPKVKRFILTERSGIHIIDLQQSLTYIDKAYEFVKETVAHGGTILFVGTKKQAQEVLAEQATRVGQPYVNQRWLGGLLTNFQTISKRLARMKELEELDYEVPANSGFTKKELLLKKRELDKLHKSLGGIRNMTKTPSAIWVVDAKREHLAVNEATKLGIPVIGILDTNADPDEFQYPIPGNDDAIRSVGLLTRIIADAAAEGLIQRHQPSEESADAEPLADWERELLEQPAADEVVETGVISDEAVAVADEAEEVAEVVDVAEAATESEADIAGADAHDEVVAAEADETVAEVADAEAAAK, encoded by the coding sequence ATGGCCGTCGTCACCATTCGCCAGCTGCTCGACAGCGGCGTTCACTTCGGGCACCAGACCCGCCGGTGGAACCCGAAAGTCAAGCGCTTCATCCTCACCGAGCGCAGCGGCATCCACATCATCGACCTGCAGCAGTCGCTGACGTACATCGACAAGGCGTACGAGTTCGTCAAGGAGACGGTCGCCCACGGTGGCACCATCCTCTTCGTCGGCACCAAGAAGCAGGCGCAGGAGGTCCTCGCCGAGCAGGCCACGCGCGTCGGTCAGCCCTACGTGAACCAGCGCTGGCTCGGTGGACTGCTCACGAACTTCCAGACGATCTCCAAGCGTCTCGCGCGCATGAAGGAGCTCGAGGAGCTCGACTACGAGGTGCCCGCGAACAGCGGCTTCACCAAGAAGGAGCTGCTGCTCAAGAAGCGCGAGCTCGACAAGCTGCACAAGTCGCTCGGCGGAATCCGCAACATGACCAAGACTCCCTCGGCGATCTGGGTCGTCGACGCCAAGCGTGAGCACCTCGCCGTCAACGAGGCCACGAAGCTCGGCATCCCCGTCATCGGCATCCTCGACACGAACGCCGATCCGGACGAGTTCCAGTACCCGATCCCCGGCAACGACGACGCGATCCGCTCCGTGGGCCTGCTCACGCGCATCATCGCCGACGCCGCAGCTGAGGGTCTCATCCAGCGCCACCAGCCGAGCGAAGAGTCGGCGGACGCCGAACCCCTCGCTGACTGGGAGCGCGAGCTGCTCGAGCAGCCCGCCGCCGACGAGGTCGTCGAGACCGGTGTGATCTCCGACGAGGCCGTCGCCGTCGCAGACGAGGCCGAGGAGGTCGCCGAGGTCGTCGACGTCGCCGAGGCAGCCACCGAGTCAGAGGCCGACATCGCGGGCGCCGATGCGCACGACGAGGTCGTCGCAGCCGAGGCGGACGAGACCGTGGCCGAGGTCGCGGACGCCGAAGCCGCCGCCAAGTAG
- the pyrH gene encoding UMP kinase, producing MINETTGRRRVLLKLSGEAFGGGQLGVNPDVVSQMAREIAEAVGTVEIAVVVGGGNFFRGAELSQRGMDRGRADYMGMLGTVMNALALQDFLEQAGAATRVQSAISMTQVAEPYIPRRAERHMEKGRVVIFGAGAGLPYFSTDTVAAQRALEIGAQEVLVAKNGVDGVYTADPKKDASATRIDRITYIDALQRGLKVVDSTAFSLCMDNRMDMRVFGMEPAGNVTRALLGDEIGTLVTT from the coding sequence GTGATCAATGAGACCACCGGGCGCCGCCGCGTCCTCTTGAAATTGTCGGGCGAGGCGTTCGGCGGTGGCCAGCTCGGCGTCAACCCCGACGTCGTGAGCCAGATGGCCCGAGAGATCGCCGAAGCCGTCGGAACCGTCGAGATCGCCGTGGTCGTCGGAGGGGGCAACTTCTTCCGCGGGGCGGAGCTGAGCCAGCGAGGCATGGACCGTGGTCGCGCCGACTACATGGGCATGCTCGGAACCGTGATGAACGCCCTCGCGCTGCAGGACTTCCTCGAGCAGGCCGGGGCCGCGACGCGCGTCCAGTCGGCCATCTCGATGACCCAGGTCGCGGAACCGTACATCCCGCGCCGAGCGGAGCGCCACATGGAGAAGGGCCGCGTCGTGATCTTCGGCGCCGGAGCCGGCTTGCCGTACTTCTCGACCGACACTGTGGCCGCACAGCGTGCGCTCGAGATCGGAGCCCAAGAGGTGCTCGTGGCGAAAAACGGCGTCGACGGCGTGTACACGGCAGACCCCAAGAAGGATGCCTCCGCCACTCGCATCGACCGGATCACCTACATCGACGCCCTCCAGCGCGGACTGAAGGTCGTCGACTCGACCGCCTTCAGCCTGTGCATGGACAACCGGATGGACATGCGGGTGTTCGGCATGGAGCCGGCCGGCAACGTCACGCGAGCCCTGCTCGGCGACGAGATCGGCACCCTCGTCACCACCTAG
- a CDS encoding M23 family metallopeptidase, with amino-acid sequence MARNDGYRRSLTARLAATGGILLVLVGGVVAAQPADAHLRADDAVTPAADLSDRGWRWPVGSFRLENPYRAPAHRFGPGHRGVDLRPLSGLQLLSPASGVVAFSGMVAGRGILTIDHGDGLVTTLEPIQSSLAPGTPVGAGDVVGELSLGGHTMSGAVHFGVRLDGEYINPLLLLGGVPRAVLLPCC; translated from the coding sequence ATGGCGCGAAACGATGGGTACCGGCGTTCGCTCACCGCGCGTCTGGCAGCGACCGGTGGGATCCTTCTGGTGCTCGTGGGCGGCGTGGTGGCCGCTCAACCGGCGGACGCCCACCTTCGCGCCGACGACGCTGTGACGCCTGCCGCCGACCTGTCGGATCGAGGGTGGCGGTGGCCGGTTGGGAGCTTCCGCCTCGAGAATCCGTATCGTGCGCCGGCGCATCGCTTCGGGCCGGGTCACCGCGGCGTCGATCTGCGACCCCTGTCGGGTCTTCAGCTGCTCTCGCCGGCTTCGGGCGTCGTGGCCTTCTCGGGAATGGTCGCGGGTCGCGGCATCCTCACCATCGATCATGGCGATGGGCTTGTCACCACGCTCGAGCCGATTCAGTCGTCGCTTGCGCCGGGCACGCCGGTCGGTGCCGGTGACGTCGTCGGCGAGCTGTCGCTCGGCGGCCACACGATGTCGGGCGCTGTGCACTTCGGGGTGCGGCTGGACGGCGAATACATCAATCCGCTGCTGCTGCTCGGCGGCGTGCCTCGCGCGGTGCTGCTTCCGTGCTGCTGA